The Candidatus Zixiibacteriota bacterium genomic interval CGGGATGAGCGGATGTCGGCTGATCCATGCCGCAATGTATCGCGCTGCGGCAATGATGTCAAAGGCAGTTTACTAACGCGGATTCAACAACCGCTTCACATGGCCGAGAAGTGATTGAGTGAGATCTTCAGGATGCGGTCGCTCGCCGTGAACGGGTCGGTCTTCCCCTCGTAAATATCTTCGATCACCTGTTCGATATTGGTCGACTCCGGCAGACGTTCCTCGACCATTCGGCTGAACCTGACCTGCAGGATACGCGTGAGTTTCTTGCGAATCTGCCGGCGCCGGCGCTGCTCGAAAGCCCCGACCGCCTGCATGTGCTCGCGGTGCTTCGTGATCGTACCGTGCAGCTCCTCGATCCCCTCCGTGCTGGTGGCGATCGTCTTTACCACCGGAACCGACCATTGATCCGGCGACAGTTTTCGCATTTTCAGCATCTGTCGCAGCTCGGAGAGAATGCGGTCGGCGCCGGGACGGTCTGACTTGTTGACGCAGAACAGGTCCGCTATCTCCATCAGCCCCGCCTTCATCGTCTGGACCGAGTCGCCCGACTCCGGAACGACAATCACGGCAACCGTATCGCAGGAATCGACAATATCCAGTTCCACC includes:
- the meaB gene encoding methylmalonyl Co-A mutase-associated GTPase MeaB; amino-acid sequence: MTVLERFYEGDIRALSRLVSHVENRTDGYLDVLSRLYEKVGGAIRIGITGPPGAGKSTLVNCLAHRLLRDGLKVGVIAVDPTSPFTGGALLGDRVRLADFPTDGSFYFRSMATRGASGGLAGATDNVTILYDAFGFDVTLLETVGVGQVELDIVDSCDTVAVIVVPESGDSVQTMKAGLMEIADLFCVNKSDRPGADRILSELRQMLKMRKLSPDQWSVPVVKTIATSTEGIEELHGTITKHREHMQAVGAFEQRRRRQIRKKLTRILQVRFSRMVEERLPESTNIEQVIEDIYEGKTDPFTASDRILKISLNHFSAM